In one window of Nicotiana tabacum cultivar K326 chromosome 12, ASM71507v2, whole genome shotgun sequence DNA:
- the LOC107770206 gene encoding serine/threonine-protein kinase BRI1-like 2 has translation MDTNSKQFESLHFAITLIFMAVVSVLAGIKAGASSSIKTDAEALLLFKNMIQKDPGGVLSGWQLKNNPCSWNGVTCNNLGRVTNLDLQQSELVGEVSFSPFSSLDMLTVLNLSSNSFYVNASTSLSQLPYSLKQLELSFTGLAGFVPENFFAKCSNLEYVSLSFNNITGSLPQNFLLHIDKLQYLAMDYNNLTGSISDIKIETCNSLLHLDLSGNQIFDSVPASLSNCTTLQELVLAENSFSGSIPSSFGELKSLQRLDLSKNHLSGWIPSEFGNSCTSLVELKLSNNNITGSIPNSFSSCSSLQNLDLSNNNLTGPFPDSILQNLGSLETLQMSSNKISGPFPASLSYCKKLRVVDFSSNMINGMIPPDLCPGASSLEELRAPDNSLYGPIPSQLSQCSQLKTIDFSLNYLNGSIPSELGKLENLEQLIAWYNSLDGNIPAELGKCSNLKNLILNNNYLSGKIPAELFNCGNLEWISLTSNGLSGEIPKEFGYLSRLAVLQLANNSLSGQIPSELVNCSSLVWLDLSSNRLTGEIPPRLGRQQGAKALSGILSGNTLVFVRNVGNSCRGVGGLLEFYGIHPERLLQVPSLKSCDFTRLYSGPVLSAFTRYQTIEYLDLSYNELRGKIPDEFGDMIALQVLVISHNHLSGEIPSSLGGLKNLGVFDASHNRLQGHIPDSFSRLSFLVQIDLSNNELTGEIPSRGQLSTLPASQYANNPGLCGVPLPECQYTDPPTTNGDGGRTGKRSSAASWANSIVLGILISIASICILIVWAIAMRARRREAEGVKMLSSLSTNYAASTWKIDKEREPLSINVATFQRQLRKLKFSQLIEATNGFSAASLIGSGGFGEVFKATLKDGSSVAIKKLIRLSCQGDREFMAEMETLGKIKHKNLVPLLGYCKVGEERLLVYEFMEYGSLEEMLHGKTRTRDRRILTWEERKKIARGAAKGLCFLHHNCIPHIIHRDMKSSNVLLDNEMDARVSDFGMARLISALDTHLSVSTLAGTPGYVPPEYYQSFRCTAKGDVYSFGVVLLELLTGKRPTDKEDFGDTNLVGWTKMKVREGKSMEVIDQELLSVSTKGNDEAEVVEVKEMVRYLEITMQCVDDFPSKRPNMLQVVAMLRELIAGSSSSNSG, from the coding sequence ATGGATACCAATTCAAAGCAATTTGAATCCCTTCACTTTGCTATAACATTAATTTTTATGGCTGTTGTCTCAGTTCTTGCAGGGATAAAAGCCGGTGCTAGTTCCTCCATTAAAACTGACGCTGAAGCGCTTTTGCTATTCAAGAATATGATACAAAAAGACCCTGGTGGAGTTTTATCAGGTTGGCAGCTAAAAAATAATCCATGTTCATGGAATGGTGTTACTTGCAATAATCTTGGAAGAGTTACAAATCTTGATCTTCAACAATCTGAACTTGTTGGAGAGGTCTCTTTTTCTCCCTTTTCATCTCTAGATATGTTGACTGTTCTAAATCTGTCTTCGAATTCGTTCTATGTAAATGCCTCCACCTCTTTAAGTCAACTCCCTTATAGTTTGAAGCAACTAGAACTTTCCTTTACTGGACTTGCAGGTTTTGTTCCTGAGAATTTCTTTGCAAAATGTTCAAATCTTGAATATGTTAGTCTTTCTTTTAATAATATCACAGGTTCTTTGCCTCAGAATTTCTTGTTGCATATAGATAAGTTGCAGTATTTAGCAATGGATTATAATAATCTCACAGGTTCAATTTCTGATATCAAGATTGAGACTTGTAATTCCTTATTGCATCTTGATTTATCAGGGAATCAAATATTTGATTCAGTTCCTGCTTCTTTGTCTAATTGCACAACACTTCAAGAATTGGTTTTGGCTGAAAACTCCTTTTCTGGTTCAATTCCAAGTTCATTTGGTGAGCTTAAAAGCTTACAAAGATTGGATCTTTCCAAAAATCATTTATCTGGTTGGATCCCATCTGAATTTGGAAACTCATGCACTTCACTTGTGGAACTCAAGCTTTCTAATAATAACATCACTGGTTCAATTCCAAATTCCTTCTCCTCATGTTCTTCTCTTCAGAATCTTGATTTATCCAACAATAATCTAACCGGTCCGTTTCCTGATTCTATCCTTCAGAATTTAGGTTCTTTAGAGACTTTACAAATGAGTAGCAATAAAATCTCAGGACCATTTCCTGCTTCCCTTTCATATTGCAAGAAACTACGCGTCGTTGACTTCAGCTCCAATATGATTAATGGGATGATTCCACCTGATTTATGCCCTGGAGCTTCCTCATTGGAGGAGCTAAGAGCACCAGATAATTCACTTTATGGTCCAATTCCATCTCAACTTTCTCAATGTTCACAGCTTAAGACAATTGATTTTAGTTTGAATTATTTGAATGGTTCAATTCCATCAGAATTAGGAAAGCTTGAGAATCTCGAGCAGCTTATCGCTTGGTATAATAGCTTGGATGGGAATATACCGGCAGAGTTAGGGAAGTGCAGTAATCTTAAGAATCTTATTCTGAACAATAACTACTTGAGTGGGAAAATTCCAGCTGAATTGTTTAACTGTGGTAATCTTGAGTGGATTTCCCTCACAAGCAATGGACTAAGTGGTGAGATTCCTAAAGAGTTTGGTTATTTGTCAAGATTGGCTGTTTTGCAACTAGCAAATAACAGTTTGAGTGGTCAGATTCCAAGTGAATTAGTCAACTGCAGTAGTTTGGTTTGGCTAGATTTAAGCAGCAACAGGTTAACGGGCGAGATCCCACCTCGACTTGGTAGGCAGCAAGGAGCTAAAGCACTGAGTGGAATTCTTTCAGGTAACACTTTGGTGTTTGTCCGAAATGTGGGAAATTCGTGCAGAGGCGTTGGAGGATTGCTCGAGTTCTATGGAATTCATCCTGAAAGGCTTTTACAGGTTCCTTCGCTAAAGAGTTGTGATTTCACTCGGTTGTATTCTGGTCCCGTTCTTAGTGCTTTTACTCGATATCAGACTATCGAGTACCTTGATCTTTCTTACAACGAGCTTCGTGGCAAAATTCCTGATGAATTTGGAGACATGATAGCTTTGCAAGTTCTTGTTATATCACACAACCATTTATCGGGGgagattccttcatcacttggAGGGCTAAAGAATTTGGGAGTGTTTGATGCATCACATAACAGATTGCAGGGTCATATTCCTGATTCATTTTCACGTCTTTCCTTTTTGGTGCAAATTGACCTTTCCAACAATGAATTGACAGGTGAAATTCCATCAAGGGGTCAGCTCAGTACACTTCCTGCAAGCCAATATGCAAACAATCCAGGACTCTGTGGGGTTCCATTGCCCGAATGCCAATATACCGATCCACCTACCACAAATGGAGATGGAGGAAGGACCGGAAAAAGAAGTTCAGCTGCATCTTGGGCTAATAGCATTGTTCTTGGAATTCTCATTTCCATTGCCTCCATTTGTATTTTGATAGTTTGGGCGATTGCTATGCGTGCAAGGCGAAGAGAGGCAGAGGGGGTGAAAATGCTTAGTAGTTTGAGTACTAATTATGCAGCCTCAACATGGAAGATTGACAAAGAGAGAGAGCCATTGAGCATCAATGTGGCCACTTTCCAAAGACAACTTAGGAAGCTCAAATTCTCACAGCTGATCGAGGCAACGAATGGATTCTCAGCTGCAAGTCTAATTGGCTCAGGAGGATTTGGAGAAGTGTTCAAGGCAACATTGAAGGATGGATCAAGTGTTGCAATCAAAAAACTCATCAGGCTAAGTTGCCAAGGCGACCGAGAGTTCATGGCCGAAATGGAGACACTAGGAAAGATCAAGCACAAGAACCTTGTACCCCTCTTGGGATATTGCAAAGTTGGTGAGGAGAGACTTTTGGTCTATGAGTTCATGGAATATGGAAGTCTTGAAGAAATGCTCCATGGGAAGACAAGAACGCGCGATAGGAGAATCCTAACAtgggaagagaggaaaaagatAGCAAGAGGAGCAGCCAAAGGACTATGTTTCCTTCATCACAATTGCATCCCACACATCATACACCGCGACATGAAGTCAAGCAACGTGCTTTTGGATAACGAAATGGATGCCAGGGTCTCGGATTTTGGGATGGCACGGCTCATAAGCGCGCTAGACACACACCTAAGTGTGAGTACACTAGCAGGAACACCAGGATATGTGCCACCTGAGTACTATCAAAGTTTCAGGTGTACAGCAAAGGGGGATGTTTACTCGTTTGGCGTCGTGCTACTTGAACTCTTAACAGGTAAAAGGCCAACAGATAAAGAAGATTTTGGTGACACTAACTTGGTAGGATGGACTAAAATGAAAGTAAGAGAAGGGAAATCAATGGAAGTAATTGATCAAGAATTGTTATCAGTGAGTACTAAAGGGAATGATGAAGCAGAAGTAGTAGAGGTGAAAGAAATGGTTAGGTATTTGGAAATAACAATGCAATGTGTAGATGACTTTCCATCAAAAAGGCCTAATATGTTACAAGTTGTGGCTATGTTGAGAGAGCTTATTGCTGGAAGTAGTTCAAGCAACAGTGGTTAA